The Mixophyes fleayi isolate aMixFle1 chromosome 1, aMixFle1.hap1, whole genome shotgun sequence genome includes a region encoding these proteins:
- the UBE2L3 gene encoding ubiquitin-conjugating enzyme E2 L3, whose translation MAASRRLMKELEEIRKSGMGNFRNIQVDEANLLTWQGLIVPDNPPYDKGAFRIELNFPAEYPFKPPKITFKTKIYHPNIDEKGQVCLPVISAENWKPATKTDQVIQSLIALVNDPQPEHPLRADLAEEYSKDRKKFCKNAEEFTKKYGEKRPVD comes from the exons GAGCTTGAAGAGATCCGCAAATCTGGGATGGGAAACTTCCGTAATATCCAAGTCGATGAAGCTAATCTACTAACCTGGCAGGGGCTCATCGTCCCA GACAATCCTCCATATGACAAAGGAGCATTTCGGATTGAACTTAACTTCCCTGCTGAGTACCCATTCAAACCACCCAAGATAACATTCAAAACCAAAATCTACCACCCGAACATTGATGAGAAAGGCCAGGTATGCTTGCCAGTGATCAGTGCTGAAAACTGGAAACCAGCAACCAAAACTGACCAAG TAATCCAGTCTCTTATTGCCCTGGTCAACGATCCTCAACCAGAGCACCCCTTGCGTGCAGACCTAGCTGAAGAATACTCAAAGGACCGTAAAAAATTCTGTAAGAATGCTGAAGAGTTTACAAAGAAATACGGAGAGAAACGACCTGTGGACTAG